From one bacterium genomic stretch:
- a CDS encoding heme exporter protein CcmB, producing MSIIFSLIRKDLLIEYRSKQIFITTLFFGLLVIVVGNFALSNAGELTPVHAPGVLWISFLFSGLLFLNHILQAEKEESTLSAILISPATPGHLFLGKMLAASTFLICLEIILLPVFHFLFNIPFTINTLWLVLVIVLTSFGYCSLGVLFSTMSLGLKNREIILSVILFPILLPLLVMAVKSSIILINGLKMQQFFFWLKMLGAFNVIFVFLSYWCYFWIVEET from the coding sequence ATGTCGATCATATTCTCGTTGATCCGTAAAGATTTGCTGATTGAATATCGCAGCAAGCAGATCTTTATCACAACTCTGTTTTTCGGCTTGCTGGTAATCGTTGTTGGCAATTTTGCATTGTCGAACGCAGGTGAACTCACACCGGTTCATGCACCGGGAGTCCTGTGGATTTCATTTCTTTTTTCCGGATTGCTTTTTTTGAATCACATCCTCCAGGCAGAAAAAGAGGAGAGCACACTATCAGCCATCCTGATTTCGCCGGCAACTCCCGGGCATTTGTTTCTGGGAAAAATGCTCGCTGCGTCCACTTTTTTGATTTGTCTTGAAATCATCCTGCTTCCCGTGTTTCATTTCCTATTTAACATCCCATTTACCATCAATACACTCTGGCTGGTTCTGGTTATCGTCTTGACGTCATTCGGCTATTGTTCGCTAGGAGTTCTCTTTTCTACTATGTCTCTCGGGCTGAAGAACCGGGAAATCATTCTTTCTGTAATACTCTTTCCGATCCTGTTGCCACTCCTTGTGATGGCGGTAAAATCATCGATCATTCTTATAAACGGACTGAAGATGCAACAATTCTTTTTCTGGTTGAAGATGCTGGGAGCTTTCAATGTGATTTTCGTTTTCCTATCTTACTGGTGTTATTTCTGGATTGTAGAAGAGACTTAA
- a CDS encoding ABC transporter ATP-binding protein: MQTTNIPNNRPGIAPEPALSVTDLGFKTGYTSILRNIQFQLFPGEILLLIGPNGAGKSTLLKCLAGLLPYQGKMEIFGHSLKKNYDLRKKLGYLGHESFLYMKFSARENLLFYAALYGIPIDIPAMLNNYQLSEFGEQLVETFSRGMKQKLSLARALLHNPELVFLDEPFTGLDQLASAMLREKILQLKNKTTVVLTTHELEQGFELCDKLLILKGGRQAFFGSKEEISGDIREFYSASIL; encoded by the coding sequence ATGCAAACGACAAACATTCCAAACAACAGACCGGGAATCGCGCCTGAACCGGCGCTCTCCGTCACGGATTTAGGCTTTAAAACCGGTTACACCAGCATACTTCGCAACATTCAGTTTCAGCTCTTTCCCGGTGAGATACTGCTTCTGATTGGCCCGAACGGCGCAGGTAAGAGTACACTTCTCAAATGTCTGGCTGGTCTCTTGCCCTATCAAGGAAAAATGGAAATCTTTGGTCATTCCCTGAAAAAGAACTACGACTTGAGAAAAAAACTGGGTTATCTGGGCCACGAATCTTTTCTTTACATGAAGTTTTCTGCGAGAGAAAATCTTCTGTTTTATGCGGCTCTTTACGGAATCCCGATTGATATTCCTGCCATGCTAAACAATTACCAGCTATCGGAGTTTGGGGAACAACTTGTGGAAACTTTTTCGCGTGGAATGAAACAAAAGCTGTCACTCGCGCGCGCCCTCTTGCATAACCCTGAACTCGTTTTTCTGGATGAGCCGTTTACCGGACTGGATCAACTGGCGTCCGCCATGCTTCGAGAAAAAATACTGCAGCTGAAGAATAAAACAACAGTGGTCTTGACGACTCATGAGCTGGAGCAAGGTTTTGAACTTTGTGACAAGCTTCTGATATTGAAAGGCGGCAGGCAGGCATTCTTCGGAAGTAAAGAGGAAATTAGCGGAGACATCAGAGAGTTTTATAGCGCAAGCATTTTATAA